One Phoenix dactylifera cultivar Barhee BC4 unplaced genomic scaffold, palm_55x_up_171113_PBpolish2nd_filt_p 000026F, whole genome shotgun sequence genomic window carries:
- the LOC103702495 gene encoding CTL-like protein DDB_G0274487 isoform X2, with translation MKTPDSVIEGGAAEEEMGVMEEKGGDRKIEEGQEMDAVKAVEGEKKEVEVVVEASQSLAQSQPPAERSVTRLQAQHPVTPIQVVPHGASPPTAGGAAAAAFQQTRAPPQVALASLNSRAYTNRISLALFVLHLVVVAAAVCFFVFKAVQGVVDVGSDTARKEKRGLKFWLPPIECSAVLSMILAFAWQKAVRLWPGVMVHFVLWSTFGFTMSAGILLLCFSLPSTAGMGVALIGFSIGTGLYACWVTRRIGFTARVFHLALLPAAKFRHLNGPTYLMLAAGFLWISLWCLAVIGALNFYYPPLTIIALVVSLAWTAEVMRNVANLTVSRVIALYYLRGMQSDINFSFQRAISINLGSASLGSFFVPSIEALRIIARGLNLLEGEDEFLFSCAHCCLHVMESIFRNGNSWAFVHIAAYGKGFVEASRSTWGLFERQRMEELADSDITSAICFLSGVCSGAICVIFAASWTFSSYRKYTATVSLLVFFVGYLMTRIGMALPHACVACYYVCYAENPGSRLFDSTIPDRLKMIETGREAVVSTPRFPRRVPRT, from the exons ATGAAAACTCCAGACTCC GTAATCGAAGGAGGAGCAGCGGAAGAAGAGATGGGCGTCATGGAGGAGAAAGGAGGAGACCGAAAGATAGAGGAAGGCCAAGAGATGGATGCCGTTAAAGCGGTagaaggagagaagaaggaggtggaggtggtggtggaggcTTCTCAGTCCTTGGCCCAGTCTCAGCCTCCGGCGGAGAGGAGCGTGACCAGGTTGCAAGCCCAGCATCCGGTTACCCCCATCCAGGTCGTCCCCCACGGCGCCTCCCCTCCGACCGCCGGCGGCGCCGCCGCCGCAGCCTTCCAGCAAACCCGAGCCCCTCCTCAG GTGGCGCTGGCGTCGCTCAACTCGCGGGCCTACACCAACAGAATCAGCCTCGCGCTGTTCGTGCTCCACCTCGTGGTGGTGGCCGCCGCCGTGTGCTTCTTCGTCTTCAAGGCGGTGCAGGGGGTGGTCGACGTCGGCTCCGACACCGCCCGGAAGGAGAAGCGGGGGCTCAAGTTCTGGCTCCCTCCCATCGAGTGCTCCGCCGTGCTCAGCATGATCCTGGCTTTCGCCTGGCAGAAGGCGGTTCGTTTATGGCCGGGGGTGATGGTTCACTTCGTGCTGTGGTCCACCTTCGGCTTCACGATGTCCGCCGGCAtcctcctcctctgtttctcCCTCCCCTCCACCGCCGGCATGGGCGTCGCCCTCATCGGCTTCTCCATCGGCACCGGACTATACGCCTGCTGGGTCACCCGCCGAATCGGCTTCACCGCCCGGGTCTTCCACCTGGCCCTCCTCCCTGCCGCGAAATTCCGGCACCTCAACGGCCCGACCTACCTCATGCTCGCCGCCGGCTTCCTCTggatctccctctggtgcctcgcCGTCATCGGCGCCCTCAACTTCTACTACCCTCCCCTCACCATCATCGCTCTGGTCGTCAGCCTGGCCTGGACCGCCGAGGTGATGCGAAACGTAGCCAATTTAACCGTCAGCAGAGTGATCGCTCTCTACTACCTGAGAGGGATGCAGTCCGACATCAATTTCAGCTTCCAGCGAGCCATTTCCATCAATCTCGGCAGCGCCTCTCTCGGCTCCTTCTTCGTGCCGAGCATCGAGGCGCTCCGGATCATCGCCCGCGGCCTCAATCTTCTTGAGGGAGAGGACGAGTTCTTATTCTCCTGCGCCCACTGCTGCCTCCACGTCATGGAGTCCATCTTTCGCAACGGCAACAGCTGGGCCTTCGTTCAT ATCGCGGCGTACGGGAAGGGATTCGTGGAGGCGTCGCGGAGCACCTGGGGACTGTTCGAGAGGCAGAGGATGGAGGAGCTCGCGGACTCCGACATCACCAGCGCGATCTGCTTCCTCTCCGGCGTCTGCAGCGGCGCCATCTGCGTAATATTCGCAGCCTCCTGGACCTTCTCCTCCTACCGCAAGTACACGGCCACCGTCTCCCTCCTCGTCTTCTTCGTAGGTTATCTCATG ACGAGGATTGGGATGGCGCTGCCGCACGCGTGCGTGGCGTGCTACTACGTGTGCTACGCGGAGAACCCCGGTTCGAGGCTGTTCGACTCGACCATCCCGGACCGGCTCAAGATGATCGAGACTGGCCGGGAAGCGGTCGTGTCGACGCCTCGGTTCCCTCGGCGCGTCCCCAGGACCTGA
- the LOC103702495 gene encoding CTL-like protein DDB_G0274487 isoform X1 — protein sequence MKTPDSQVIEGGAAEEEMGVMEEKGGDRKIEEGQEMDAVKAVEGEKKEVEVVVEASQSLAQSQPPAERSVTRLQAQHPVTPIQVVPHGASPPTAGGAAAAAFQQTRAPPQVALASLNSRAYTNRISLALFVLHLVVVAAAVCFFVFKAVQGVVDVGSDTARKEKRGLKFWLPPIECSAVLSMILAFAWQKAVRLWPGVMVHFVLWSTFGFTMSAGILLLCFSLPSTAGMGVALIGFSIGTGLYACWVTRRIGFTARVFHLALLPAAKFRHLNGPTYLMLAAGFLWISLWCLAVIGALNFYYPPLTIIALVVSLAWTAEVMRNVANLTVSRVIALYYLRGMQSDINFSFQRAISINLGSASLGSFFVPSIEALRIIARGLNLLEGEDEFLFSCAHCCLHVMESIFRNGNSWAFVHIAAYGKGFVEASRSTWGLFERQRMEELADSDITSAICFLSGVCSGAICVIFAASWTFSSYRKYTATVSLLVFFVGYLMTRIGMALPHACVACYYVCYAENPGSRLFDSTIPDRLKMIETGREAVVSTPRFPRRVPRT from the exons ATGAAAACTCCAGACTCC CAGGTAATCGAAGGAGGAGCAGCGGAAGAAGAGATGGGCGTCATGGAGGAGAAAGGAGGAGACCGAAAGATAGAGGAAGGCCAAGAGATGGATGCCGTTAAAGCGGTagaaggagagaagaaggaggtggaggtggtggtggaggcTTCTCAGTCCTTGGCCCAGTCTCAGCCTCCGGCGGAGAGGAGCGTGACCAGGTTGCAAGCCCAGCATCCGGTTACCCCCATCCAGGTCGTCCCCCACGGCGCCTCCCCTCCGACCGCCGGCGGCGCCGCCGCCGCAGCCTTCCAGCAAACCCGAGCCCCTCCTCAG GTGGCGCTGGCGTCGCTCAACTCGCGGGCCTACACCAACAGAATCAGCCTCGCGCTGTTCGTGCTCCACCTCGTGGTGGTGGCCGCCGCCGTGTGCTTCTTCGTCTTCAAGGCGGTGCAGGGGGTGGTCGACGTCGGCTCCGACACCGCCCGGAAGGAGAAGCGGGGGCTCAAGTTCTGGCTCCCTCCCATCGAGTGCTCCGCCGTGCTCAGCATGATCCTGGCTTTCGCCTGGCAGAAGGCGGTTCGTTTATGGCCGGGGGTGATGGTTCACTTCGTGCTGTGGTCCACCTTCGGCTTCACGATGTCCGCCGGCAtcctcctcctctgtttctcCCTCCCCTCCACCGCCGGCATGGGCGTCGCCCTCATCGGCTTCTCCATCGGCACCGGACTATACGCCTGCTGGGTCACCCGCCGAATCGGCTTCACCGCCCGGGTCTTCCACCTGGCCCTCCTCCCTGCCGCGAAATTCCGGCACCTCAACGGCCCGACCTACCTCATGCTCGCCGCCGGCTTCCTCTggatctccctctggtgcctcgcCGTCATCGGCGCCCTCAACTTCTACTACCCTCCCCTCACCATCATCGCTCTGGTCGTCAGCCTGGCCTGGACCGCCGAGGTGATGCGAAACGTAGCCAATTTAACCGTCAGCAGAGTGATCGCTCTCTACTACCTGAGAGGGATGCAGTCCGACATCAATTTCAGCTTCCAGCGAGCCATTTCCATCAATCTCGGCAGCGCCTCTCTCGGCTCCTTCTTCGTGCCGAGCATCGAGGCGCTCCGGATCATCGCCCGCGGCCTCAATCTTCTTGAGGGAGAGGACGAGTTCTTATTCTCCTGCGCCCACTGCTGCCTCCACGTCATGGAGTCCATCTTTCGCAACGGCAACAGCTGGGCCTTCGTTCAT ATCGCGGCGTACGGGAAGGGATTCGTGGAGGCGTCGCGGAGCACCTGGGGACTGTTCGAGAGGCAGAGGATGGAGGAGCTCGCGGACTCCGACATCACCAGCGCGATCTGCTTCCTCTCCGGCGTCTGCAGCGGCGCCATCTGCGTAATATTCGCAGCCTCCTGGACCTTCTCCTCCTACCGCAAGTACACGGCCACCGTCTCCCTCCTCGTCTTCTTCGTAGGTTATCTCATG ACGAGGATTGGGATGGCGCTGCCGCACGCGTGCGTGGCGTGCTACTACGTGTGCTACGCGGAGAACCCCGGTTCGAGGCTGTTCGACTCGACCATCCCGGACCGGCTCAAGATGATCGAGACTGGCCGGGAAGCGGTCGTGTCGACGCCTCGGTTCCCTCGGCGCGTCCCCAGGACCTGA
- the LOC103702495 gene encoding CTL-like protein DDB_G0274487 isoform X3: MGVMEEKGGDRKIEEGQEMDAVKAVEGEKKEVEVVVEASQSLAQSQPPAERSVTRLQAQHPVTPIQVVPHGASPPTAGGAAAAAFQQTRAPPQVALASLNSRAYTNRISLALFVLHLVVVAAAVCFFVFKAVQGVVDVGSDTARKEKRGLKFWLPPIECSAVLSMILAFAWQKAVRLWPGVMVHFVLWSTFGFTMSAGILLLCFSLPSTAGMGVALIGFSIGTGLYACWVTRRIGFTARVFHLALLPAAKFRHLNGPTYLMLAAGFLWISLWCLAVIGALNFYYPPLTIIALVVSLAWTAEVMRNVANLTVSRVIALYYLRGMQSDINFSFQRAISINLGSASLGSFFVPSIEALRIIARGLNLLEGEDEFLFSCAHCCLHVMESIFRNGNSWAFVHIAAYGKGFVEASRSTWGLFERQRMEELADSDITSAICFLSGVCSGAICVIFAASWTFSSYRKYTATVSLLVFFVGYLMTRIGMALPHACVACYYVCYAENPGSRLFDSTIPDRLKMIETGREAVVSTPRFPRRVPRT; encoded by the exons ATGGGCGTCATGGAGGAGAAAGGAGGAGACCGAAAGATAGAGGAAGGCCAAGAGATGGATGCCGTTAAAGCGGTagaaggagagaagaaggaggtggaggtggtggtggaggcTTCTCAGTCCTTGGCCCAGTCTCAGCCTCCGGCGGAGAGGAGCGTGACCAGGTTGCAAGCCCAGCATCCGGTTACCCCCATCCAGGTCGTCCCCCACGGCGCCTCCCCTCCGACCGCCGGCGGCGCCGCCGCCGCAGCCTTCCAGCAAACCCGAGCCCCTCCTCAG GTGGCGCTGGCGTCGCTCAACTCGCGGGCCTACACCAACAGAATCAGCCTCGCGCTGTTCGTGCTCCACCTCGTGGTGGTGGCCGCCGCCGTGTGCTTCTTCGTCTTCAAGGCGGTGCAGGGGGTGGTCGACGTCGGCTCCGACACCGCCCGGAAGGAGAAGCGGGGGCTCAAGTTCTGGCTCCCTCCCATCGAGTGCTCCGCCGTGCTCAGCATGATCCTGGCTTTCGCCTGGCAGAAGGCGGTTCGTTTATGGCCGGGGGTGATGGTTCACTTCGTGCTGTGGTCCACCTTCGGCTTCACGATGTCCGCCGGCAtcctcctcctctgtttctcCCTCCCCTCCACCGCCGGCATGGGCGTCGCCCTCATCGGCTTCTCCATCGGCACCGGACTATACGCCTGCTGGGTCACCCGCCGAATCGGCTTCACCGCCCGGGTCTTCCACCTGGCCCTCCTCCCTGCCGCGAAATTCCGGCACCTCAACGGCCCGACCTACCTCATGCTCGCCGCCGGCTTCCTCTggatctccctctggtgcctcgcCGTCATCGGCGCCCTCAACTTCTACTACCCTCCCCTCACCATCATCGCTCTGGTCGTCAGCCTGGCCTGGACCGCCGAGGTGATGCGAAACGTAGCCAATTTAACCGTCAGCAGAGTGATCGCTCTCTACTACCTGAGAGGGATGCAGTCCGACATCAATTTCAGCTTCCAGCGAGCCATTTCCATCAATCTCGGCAGCGCCTCTCTCGGCTCCTTCTTCGTGCCGAGCATCGAGGCGCTCCGGATCATCGCCCGCGGCCTCAATCTTCTTGAGGGAGAGGACGAGTTCTTATTCTCCTGCGCCCACTGCTGCCTCCACGTCATGGAGTCCATCTTTCGCAACGGCAACAGCTGGGCCTTCGTTCAT ATCGCGGCGTACGGGAAGGGATTCGTGGAGGCGTCGCGGAGCACCTGGGGACTGTTCGAGAGGCAGAGGATGGAGGAGCTCGCGGACTCCGACATCACCAGCGCGATCTGCTTCCTCTCCGGCGTCTGCAGCGGCGCCATCTGCGTAATATTCGCAGCCTCCTGGACCTTCTCCTCCTACCGCAAGTACACGGCCACCGTCTCCCTCCTCGTCTTCTTCGTAGGTTATCTCATG ACGAGGATTGGGATGGCGCTGCCGCACGCGTGCGTGGCGTGCTACTACGTGTGCTACGCGGAGAACCCCGGTTCGAGGCTGTTCGACTCGACCATCCCGGACCGGCTCAAGATGATCGAGACTGGCCGGGAAGCGGTCGTGTCGACGCCTCGGTTCCCTCGGCGCGTCCCCAGGACCTGA
- the LOC103702496 gene encoding phospholipase A1-Igamma1, chloroplastic-like isoform X1 gives MAIPLPKLPPSLNPLSHPSPPPPKQALPSLFTTLTSPHPILRTLRTTNASKSYLPSAAKDDSLSSIITELEVEQEAEEEEDLFRSPLRRLDDDRLADRWREIHGSDDWAGLLDPMDPLLRSELIRYGEFAQACYDAFDYDPFSRYCGSCKYNRRKFFASLGMDSSGYEITRYLFATSNINLSNFFTKTQGSKTWSQKANWIGYIAVSDDDATARLGRRDIVIAWRGTVTRLEWVADLMDFLRPAASEGIPCSDPEVKVESGFLDLYTDKDPTCRFCKYSARQQVLTEVRRLVEQCTKAGETVSITVTGHSLGSALAMLSAYDIAETGLDVGVDGEKVAITVFSFSGPRVGNGRFKERFESLGVKALRVVNVHDTVPKVPGILVNEHVPAFVRKFAEGLPWSYSHVGVELALDHKRSPFLKDTGDPSCSHNLEAHLHLLDGYHGSGVRFYLASKRDPALVNKACDFLKDHLMVPPFWRQDENKGMIRAHDGRWVQPERQKLDDHPPDMHHHLRRLGLDKDH, from the exons ATGGCCATACCACTCCCCAAACTCCCCCCATCCTTGAACCCCCTCTCtcacccttctcctcctcccccaaaacaagctctcccctctctctttacCACCCTCACCTCGCCACATCCAATACTAAGAACACTAAGGACCACCAACGCATCAAAGAGTTATCTGCCATCAGCCGCCAAGGATGACTCCTTGTCCTCCATAATCACCGAGCTGGAAGTCGAGCAAGAAGccgaggaagaggaagatctcTTTCGGAGCCCCCTCCGCCGTCTTGACGATGATCGGCTCGCCGACCGGTGGCGGGAGATCCACGGCAGCGACGACTGGGCCGGCTTGCTCGACCCGATGGACCCTCTCCTCCGTTCCGAGCTGATCCGCTACGGCGAGTTCGCCCAGGCGTGCTACGACGCCTTCGATTACGACCCCTTCTCCCGCTACTGCGGCAGCTGCAAGTACAACCGTCGGAAGTTCTTCGCCAGCCTCGGCATGGACAGCTCCGGCTACGAAATCACCCGGTACCTCTTCGCCACCTCCAACATAAATCTATCAAATTTCTTCACCAAGACCCAGGGTTCCAAGACCTGGAGCCAGAAGGCCAACTGGATCGGCTACATCGCGGTGTCCGACGACGACGCCACCGCCCGGCTCGGCCGGAGAGACATCGTCATCGCGTGGCGGGGCACGGTGACGAGGCTCGAGTGGGTGGCCGATCTCATGGACTTCCTCCGGCCAGCGGCGTCTGAGGGGATCCCCTGCTCGGACCCGGAAGTCAAAGTCGAATCCGGCTTCCTTGACCTCTACACCGACAAGGATCCAACGTGCCGGTTCTGCAAGTACTCGGCCCGTCAGCAAGTGCTAACGGAGGTGAGACGGCTGGTGGAGCAATGCACGAAAGCGGGCGAGACGGTGAGCATAACGGTGACGGGGCACAGCTTGGGGAGCGCTTTGGCGATGCTGAGCGCCTACGACATAGCGGAGACGGGTCTCGACGTCGGGGTCGACGGCGAGAAGGTGGCGATAACGGTGTTCTCGTTCTCGGGGCCGAGGGTGGGGAATGGGAGGTTTAAGGAGAGGTTCGAGAGCTTGGGAGTCAAGGCATTGAGGGTCGTCAACGTGCACGACACGGTGCCGAAGGTCCCGGGGATTCTGGTCAACGAGCACGTACCGGCGTTTGTGAGGAAGTTCGCCGAGGGGTTGCCGTGGAGTTACAGCCATGTCGGGGTGGAGTTGGCTTTAGACCACAAGAGATCGCCGTTTCTAAAAGACACCGGTGACCCTTCTTGCTCTCATAACCTAGAGGCCCACTTGCACCTACTCGACGG GTACCACGGCAGTGGCGTGAGATTCTACCTGGCGAGCAAGAGGGATCCAGCGCTGGTGAACAAGGCGTGCGACTTCCTCAAGGACCACCTCATGGTTCCACCGTTTTGGAGGCAGGACGAGAACAAGGGCATGATCAGGGCTCACGATGGACGGTGGGTGCAGCCCGAGAGGCAGAAATTAGATGACCACCCGCCGGACATGCACCATCATCTCCGACGGCTGGGCCTCGACAAAGACCATTAA
- the LOC103702496 gene encoding phospholipase A1-Igamma1, chloroplastic-like isoform X2, with the protein MAIPLPKLPPSLNPLSHPSPPPPKQALPSLFTTLTSPHPILRTLRTTNASKSYLPSAAKDDSLSSIITELEVEQEAEEEEDLFRSPLRRLDDDRLADRWREIHGSDDWAGLLDPMDPLLRSELIRYGEFAQACYDAFDYDPFSRYCGSCKYNRRKFFASLGMDSSGYEITRYLFATSNINLSNFFTKTQGSKTWSQKANWIGYIAVSDDDATARLGRRDIVIAWRGTVTRLEWVADLMDFLRPAASEGIPCSDPEVKVESGFLDLYTDKDPTCRFCKYSARQQVLTEVRRLVEQCTKAGETVSITVTGHSLGSALAMLSAYDIAETGLDVGVDGEKVAITVFSFSGPRVGNGRFKERFESLGVKALRVVNVHDTVPKVPGILVNEHVPAFVRKFAEGLPWSYSHVGVELALDHKRSPFLKDTGDPSCSHNLEAHLHLLDGRNTRDGVLKSG; encoded by the exons ATGGCCATACCACTCCCCAAACTCCCCCCATCCTTGAACCCCCTCTCtcacccttctcctcctcccccaaaacaagctctcccctctctctttacCACCCTCACCTCGCCACATCCAATACTAAGAACACTAAGGACCACCAACGCATCAAAGAGTTATCTGCCATCAGCCGCCAAGGATGACTCCTTGTCCTCCATAATCACCGAGCTGGAAGTCGAGCAAGAAGccgaggaagaggaagatctcTTTCGGAGCCCCCTCCGCCGTCTTGACGATGATCGGCTCGCCGACCGGTGGCGGGAGATCCACGGCAGCGACGACTGGGCCGGCTTGCTCGACCCGATGGACCCTCTCCTCCGTTCCGAGCTGATCCGCTACGGCGAGTTCGCCCAGGCGTGCTACGACGCCTTCGATTACGACCCCTTCTCCCGCTACTGCGGCAGCTGCAAGTACAACCGTCGGAAGTTCTTCGCCAGCCTCGGCATGGACAGCTCCGGCTACGAAATCACCCGGTACCTCTTCGCCACCTCCAACATAAATCTATCAAATTTCTTCACCAAGACCCAGGGTTCCAAGACCTGGAGCCAGAAGGCCAACTGGATCGGCTACATCGCGGTGTCCGACGACGACGCCACCGCCCGGCTCGGCCGGAGAGACATCGTCATCGCGTGGCGGGGCACGGTGACGAGGCTCGAGTGGGTGGCCGATCTCATGGACTTCCTCCGGCCAGCGGCGTCTGAGGGGATCCCCTGCTCGGACCCGGAAGTCAAAGTCGAATCCGGCTTCCTTGACCTCTACACCGACAAGGATCCAACGTGCCGGTTCTGCAAGTACTCGGCCCGTCAGCAAGTGCTAACGGAGGTGAGACGGCTGGTGGAGCAATGCACGAAAGCGGGCGAGACGGTGAGCATAACGGTGACGGGGCACAGCTTGGGGAGCGCTTTGGCGATGCTGAGCGCCTACGACATAGCGGAGACGGGTCTCGACGTCGGGGTCGACGGCGAGAAGGTGGCGATAACGGTGTTCTCGTTCTCGGGGCCGAGGGTGGGGAATGGGAGGTTTAAGGAGAGGTTCGAGAGCTTGGGAGTCAAGGCATTGAGGGTCGTCAACGTGCACGACACGGTGCCGAAGGTCCCGGGGATTCTGGTCAACGAGCACGTACCGGCGTTTGTGAGGAAGTTCGCCGAGGGGTTGCCGTGGAGTTACAGCCATGTCGGGGTGGAGTTGGCTTTAGACCACAAGAGATCGCCGTTTCTAAAAGACACCGGTGACCCTTCTTGCTCTCATAACCTAGAGGCCCACTTGCACCTACTCGACGG GAGAAATACAAGGGATGGTGTGTTGAAGTCTGGTTAA